One window from the genome of Saccharomyces mikatae IFO 1815 strain IFO1815 genome assembly, chromosome: 4 encodes:
- the NVJ3 gene encoding Nvj3p (similar to Saccharomyces cerevisiae YDR179W-A; ancestral locus Anc_8.379), protein MPTILYNTNSSLISKYRRSNSSKPYKRLLSKKGHIRLNSKSIRDTCEREFDYARNSGIDNSFQSEFEKDSVEYLRDLCSSVFPNSLHQRIRSLEVLPDLQINAFFALIFQNYIKSWYGVKIPTDDSKFLTELYNVVQDLIAYMKSSKINYNDLLLDYIPYLLSSHLKALKDPSLSEDLVFEHYSKLTLYDSKRYPTLFTDIIQRKLKTRSLLQRSFLDSFLNELVFGRIIDSIMEPYYLLEGLNRICMKVKLNSSMNIKQKVVYSKSNYSSWWSVSKVKQKISQMARLVSYSTSIKSPNIDNTSVPEIPFLQRYVFSLFTDDFFKLSMRKPFLFSMCRTLQHWISKSNNLNKFMYNMFGNIIRTKITSPMTIGNFFSSLRHSMFPNDNMMGPPKEVPIGDAFLEFREECICNLWDVCKTYKLARTLAIERSDIADLVICLSKNRDCNKLLLYKIIDCVVAQLI, encoded by the coding sequence ATGCCAACCATTCTATACAATACCAATTCTAGCTTAATTTCCAAGTACCGAAGATCTAATTCCTCAAAACCTTATAAGAGAttattgtcaaaaaaaGGGCACATACGATTGAACTCTAAATCGATCAGAGATACTTGCGAAAGGGAGTTTGATTATGCGAGAAATTCTGGTATCGATAATTCGTTCCAGAGtgagtttgaaaaagattcGGTGGAATATCTCCGGGATTTATGTTCTTCTGTATTCCCAAATTCACTACATCAAAGAATAAGAAGCCTAGAAGTTTTACCGGACTTGCAGATAAATGCCTTCTTTGCTttaattttccaaaattaCATTAAGTCTTGGTATGGCGTCAAAATACCCACAGATGattccaaatttttgacCGAATTATACAACGTGGTTCAGGATTTAATAGCATATATGAAAAGTTCTAAGATTAATTATAATGACTTATTGCTCGATTATATTCCTTATTTGCTTTCGTCTCACTTGAAGGCATTGAAGGATCCTTCACTGAGTGAAGATTTAGTTTTTGAACACTACAGTAAGTTAACCTTATATGATTCTAAACGGTACCCAACATTATTCACAGATATCATACAAAGGAAATTAAAAACCAGATCCTTATTACAACGAAGTTTTTTGGATAGCTTTTTGAATGAACTTGTTTTTGGGCGTATAATTGACTCAATAATGGAACCATATTATCTTTTAGAGGGCTTGAATAGAATTTGCATGAAGGTAAAGCTAAACTCGTCCATGAAtatcaaacaaaaagttGTTTATAGCAAAAGTAACTACAGCTCCTGGTGGTCTGTTTCCAAAGTGAAGCAAAAAATATCGCAAATGGCCAGACTTGTATCCTATTCAACATCAATAAAATCACCAAATATCGACAACACTAGTGTTCCAGAAATACCGTTTTTACAGCGATATGTTTTTAGTCTTTTCACCgatgatttcttcaagttaTCTATGAGAAAACCATTCTTATTCTCAATGTGCAGAACACTTCAGCATTGGATCTCTAAGTCGAATAACTTGAACAAGTTCATGTATAATATGTTTGGTAATATTATTCGGACCAAAATTACCAGTCCTATGACTATTggtaattttttttcgtcaTTACGACATTCCATGTTCCCCAACGATAATATGATGGGACCGCCAAAAGAAGTACCTATAGGTGATGCTTTTTTAGAATTCAGGGAAGAATGTATTTGCAATTTATGGGATGTGTGTAAGACATATAAACTTGCTCGAACCCTTGCTATCGAGAGGTCAGACATAGCAGACCTTGTCATTTGCTTATCGAAGAATAGAGACTGTAATAAACTACTACTTTATAAAATAATCGACTGTGTTGTCGCTCAGTTAATATAG
- the SCC2 gene encoding cohesin-loading factor complex subunit SCC2 (similar to Saccharomyces cerevisiae SCC2 (YDR180W); ancestral locus Anc_8.381): MSYPGEDTGIPRRIIEALEDQPLSYLIPKDGLASLVNAPTTVSLPFDRTVFTSDDDCRGVDVNRLSTAVSINNDAEQTKLVFKRPSNFTLSTNSVDHTPSNFLKGLSPLAQSVLSAHKESFDSDNIEKKREIVHEVQQKHKLDDKPSNTDSLSFNNDSSNKKTKISTGVTMTQANLTEQYLNDLRKILSIIGLDENSAEIGNIEYWLQFSNEKFVLTTNCLIKLQMTIKNIAAYPQLWESIEMKWVLRLLDVMVSNIHISKCSLNTGLDDSMLRYTALLSTVILFNIILLGKNESNLHRESYIMEPLNFLSDLIESLKTLSTEYNALKIEFNTFQEALDLLPKYICNGPFMDDNVTAKLVYIFSDLLMNNNVEVTATIQFQNFWDDVKRVSSDILVALFSNLDQQRDFIIEELISHVERLPTKRIQKKLRRVSMENIYITDFTLTLMSMLENINCYTLCGQMKEIIPENIEQLKIEYKKQDEFLFNVVEHINDTILERFLKNPSSLRYVIDNFVQDLLLLLPFPQWPVTERLLSSLLKKLLRVFGQSVQFPANTETICLQLIGNIGTAIFDIKCSTRDREDNNLIKMINYPENLPNFFQLFEDCIAYNEAIKYRHSAARFLWNLKLGTIFRLEEYTKDVKEQSLTINNQLKTTLEKIQGGGFERPLKSNRADFSTIRLDYFSILHAFELLNLYDPYLKLVLSLLAKDKIKLRSTAIKCLSMLASKDKIILSNSMVKATIHQRLSDSSASVKDAILDLVSIDSSYFEFYQQINNNYDDDSVMVRKHVLKINEKMYDETDDLATKVYVIARILMKIEDEEDNIIDMARQILLNRWILSVNELLNQPEKLKEISSSVLTVISRVAIMNEKCSQLFDWFLNFYLLNREAHSKEIYDKVTHVLIILTDFLVQKVVELNSEDTEEKNMIIDKQNFLNLLAKFADSTVSFLTKDHITALYPYMVSDDKSDFHYHILQVFRSTFEKLSNFKPKFLYDLETTLLSRLPKMSVREIDEAMPLIWSIATHRSDATRVAKACSSCLSHLHPYINNANKEEITIAVDGKLQRLIYLSTGFARFCFPKIPKEKIAFLQENETLYEHITKCLLVLSKDRIPHVIRRVAVKNLTKLCGNHPKLFNSRHVLRLLDKEFENDHLDIKLVILESLYDLFLLEERKSVRNTGVNSTLSSNSILKKKLLKTKKTEFANDGVCSALAARFLNNILQLCLLRDLKKSLVAIRLLRLVLKFGYTNPSHSIPTVIALIASSSQYIRHVAYEILEDLFEKHETLVFSSLSRGVTKAIQYSIQTDDKYYYRHDYFLASLEKLCGAGKKNGPKFFKVVKRIMQSYFDDITDLTSTTANIQKSIFVLCANISNIKFMSQYDLVSLLKTIDLTTDRLKEIIMDEIYENRSSFSKPDETLNGIILIQLCLQDLSTYLLHVYGLKSDALLLDIIEESELKNKQLPAKKQDVKEFSSQLENIEDHSSNNNLIAYFKKHVKDT; this comes from the coding sequence ATGTCATACCCAGGAGAAGATACGGGAATTCCCAGAAGAATAATAGAGGCTCTAGAGGACCAGCCTTTGAGCTACCTGATTCCCAAAGATGGGTTGGCCTCGTTAGTAAACGCTCCAACAACAGTTTCTTTACCTTTTGACAGAACTGTCTTTACcagtgatgatgattgCAGAGGAGTGGATGTAAACCGTCTTAGCACTGCTGTTTCCATAAATAATGATGCGGAACAAACCAAACTCGTCTTCAAGAGACCTAGTAATTTCACGTTATCAACCAATTCAGTGGATCATACCCCgtccaattttttgaaaggatTATCACCGTTAGCGCAGAGTGTTCTATCAGCTCATAAGGAATCATTTGACTCTGATAATatcgagaaaaaaagagagattGTACATGAAGTTCAGCAAAAACATAAGCTTGACGATAAACCTTCAAATACTGATAGCTTGAGTTTTAACAATGACTCttcaaacaagaaaaccaaaatttCAACAGGCGTTACGATGACACAGGCAAATTTAACAGAACAATATTTAAATGATCtcagaaaaattttgagtATTATAGGGCTTGACGAAAACTCTGCTGAAATTGGAAACATTGAGTATTGGCTCCAATTTTCAAACGAAAAGTTTGTTTTAACTACAAATTGCTTAATCAAGTTACAgatgacaataaaaaatattgccGCTTATCCGCAACTATGGGAGTCAATTGAAATGAAATGGGTATTGAGATTGCTTGATGTAATGGTTTCCAACATACATATCAGTAAATGTTCTTTAAATACGGGGTTAGACGACTCTATGTTACGATATACTGCTTTGCTATCCACTGTCATTTTATTCAATATAATTTTACTGGGCAAGAATGAGAGTAACTTGCATCGAGAATCATATATCATGGAACCTCTAAACTTTCTAAGTGATTTGATAGAATCCTTAAAAACCTTATCCACTGAATATAATGCTTTAAAAATAGAATTTAATACTTTTCAGGAGGCCCTGGACTTGCTGCCAAAATACATATGCAATGGCCCGTTTATGGATGATAATGTAACGGCGAAGCTTGTGTACATCTTCAGTGACTTGCTAATGAATAATAACGTCGAAGTAACTGCAACTATTCaattccaaaatttttggGATGATGTGAAGAGGGTCAGCTCCGATATTCTAGTTGCATTATTTAGTAATTTGGATCAACAGAGAGATTTTATAATAGAAGAACTAATATCTCATGTCGAAAGGCTGCCTACAAAgagaattcaaaagaagttgAGAAGAGTCAGCATGGAGAACATTTATATTACCGATTTTACCTTAACTTTAATGTCAATGCtagaaaatattaattGTTACACATTATGTGGCCAGATGAAGGAAATTATTCCGGAAAATATTGAGCAATTAAAAATCGAGTACAAAAAACAAGATGAGTTCCTCTTTAATGTTGTAGAGCATATAAATGACACAATACTTGAGAGATTTCTTAAGAATCCGTCTTCGTTGCGGTACGTGATCGATAACTTCGTTCAAGATCTATTATTACTACTTCCTTTCCCTCAGTGGCCCGTAACAGAGCGATTATTAAGCTCCTTGCTTAAGAAGCTTCTGAGAGTATTTGGCCAATCTGTACAGTTCCCTGCAAATACTGAAACAATATGCCTACAACTTATAGGGAATATTGGTACCGcaatttttgatattaaaTGTTCTACTAGAGATCGTGAAGATaacaatttgataaaaatgatcAATTATCCGGAAAACTtaccaaatttttttcaattatttGAAGATTGCATTGCATACAACGAAGCGATAAAATATCGTCATTCTGCAGCAAGGTTCCTTTGGAACTTGAAATTGGGTACAATATTTAGATTAGAAGAGTATACAAAGGATGTTAAGGAGCAAAGTTTAACTATTAACAATCAATTGAAAACTACACTTGAGAAGATCCAAGGTGGTGGATTTGAACGTCCATTAAAATCTAATCGTGCTGATTTTAGCACGATTAGATTAgattatttttctattttgcATGCGTTTGAACTTTTAAATCTGTACGACCCATACTTAAAGTTAGTATTATCTCTTCTAGCCAAGGATAAAATCAAACTAAGATCCACTGCTATCAAGTGTTTATCAATGCTGGCCTCAAAGGATAAAATCATTCTTTCCAACTCAATGGTCAAAGCAACTATTCACCAGCGTTTAAGTGACTCATCTGCATCTGTTAAGGATGCCATACTAGATCTGGTTAGCATCgattcatcatattttgaATTCTATCAACAAATTAATAACAACTATGACGACGATAGCGTAATGGTTAGAAAACATGTGTtaaaaattaatgaaaaaatgtatGATGAGACGGACGACCTCGCAACAAAAGTATATGTAATAGCACGAATCCTTATGAAAATTGAAGACGAAGAGGACAACATTATTGACATGGCTAGGCAGATTTTATTAAACAGATGGATTTTAAGTGTAAACGAATTGCTAAACCAGcctgaaaaattgaaggaaATTTCATCCTCAGTCCTAACAGTGATATCCCGTGTGGCCATAATGAATGAGAAATGTTCACAACTTTTCGATTGGTTCCTTAACTTTTATCTCTTAAATAGGGAAGCGCATTCAAAGGAAATATACGATAAAGTCACTCATGTTTTAATAATCCTTACCGATTTTTTGGTACAGAAAGTTGTTGAACTGAACTCAGAAGatacagaagaaaagaatatgattATTGATAAACAAAACTTCCTAAATTTGTTGGCAAAGTTCGCTGATTCCACTGTGTCATTTTTAACTAAAGACCATATTACAGCCTTATATCCTTATATGGTATCAGATGACAAATCTGATTTTCACTACCATATCTTACAAGTTTTTAGAAGcacatttgaaaaactgtCTAACTTCAAGCCCAAATTTCTGTATGATTTAGAAACGACTCTCTTGAGTAGGTTACCAAAGATGAGTGTGAGAGAAATAGATGAAGCTATGCCTCTTATTTGGTCCATCGCCACTCATCGCAGTGATGCTACTAGAGTGGCTAAAGCATGTTCATCCTGTCTTTCACATCTACATCCCTACATAAATAATGcgaataaagaagaaattacCATTGCTGTTGACGGTAAATTGCAAAGGCTGATATATTTATCCACTGGTTTTGCCAGATTCTGCTTTCCTAAGATACCgaaggaaaaaattgcATTCttgcaagaaaatgaaactcTGTACGAACACATTACCAAATGCTTACTGGTACTATCAAAAGATAGAATCCCTCATGTCATAAGAAGAGTCGCTGTTAAAAATCTCACGAAGTTATGTGGTAATCATCCTAAACTGTTCAATTCAAGACATGTTTTACGTTTGCTGGATAAAgagtttgaaaatgatcACTTGGATATCAAACTAGTGATATTAGAAAGCTTATATGATCTTTTTCTATTGGAAGAAAGGAAATCTGTGAGAAATACAGGCGTGAATAGCACTCTATCTTCTAACTCTATcctaaaaaagaaattattgaaaaccaaaaagaCAGAGTTTGCGAATGACGGAGTATGTTCTGCATTAGCTGCTCGGTTTTTGAACAACATTCTCCAGCTTTGTCTTCTTCGTGATCTGAAGAAATCTCTTGTGGCAATTCGATTACTAAGGTTGGTCTTGAAATTTGGTTACACAAATCCCTCTCATTCAATTCCAACCGTAATTGCTTTGATTGCCTCTAGCAGCCAATATATTCGCCATGTTGCGTACGAAATTTTAGAAGATCTTTTTGAGAAACATGAAACGCTAGTGTTTAGCAGTTTATCACGAGGTGTTACAAAAGCAATACAATATTCTATTCAAACAGATGATAAGTATTATTATAGGCATGATTACTTTTTAGCTTCACTTGAAAAACTATGCGGAGCTGGGAAGAAGAATGGTCCAAAATTCTTCAAGGTTGTAAAGAGAATCATGCAATCTTATTTCGACGATATCACTGATTTGACGTCAACAACTGCCAACATTCAAAAGTCCATTTTCGTTCTTTGTGCTAACATTTCGAATATCAAATTCATGTCTCAGTACGACTTGGTGTCCCTACTCAAAACGATCGATTTAACAACAGACAGATTGAAGGAGATTATAATGGATGAAATATATGAGAATCGTTCGTCATTTTCCAAACCAGATGAAACTCTTAATggaataatattaatacaGTTGTGTTTACAAGACTTGAGTACTTATTTACTCCACGTGTACGGTTTGAAAAGTGACGCGCTTCTATTGGATATAATAGAAGAGTCggaattgaagaataagCAACTTCCAGCTAAGAAACAGGATGTTAAAGAGTTTTCTTCGCAACTAGAGAACATTGAGGATCATTCTTCGAATAATAATCTAATTGCATACTTCAAAAAACACGTAAAAGATACGTAA
- the SAS4 gene encoding Sas4p (similar to Saccharomyces cerevisiae SAS4 (YDR181C); ancestral locus Anc_8.382), which yields MSRVQSMEKSNNNSKRSLRSETKNEHSEIEKFDFDTEEYEINPKRKLRLVNRINPNAEQLKKVKCCVHSSAKVIADHIEEACCQPHVLQSSSMTTVDKEIEEKRKTITKMILNIEQYELSGRTRKPKEDLLPDSAYQPYHKKMLKQENRMIQSDIINGENEADRLSLISDRLDMLNWATTLQKVTKINDFTDENEMETKRYQTKQLIDSMLHKFESMKKKGHNLARRPASSDSLLKMVSSKDWPKLYSRIDRTFIPDYASSSDEEEEKITVEEIRERRLKKREQQCGGSIVVLLSDHKSQKGMTRFAIVAEPLRKPYLIKTSTEERNLWKKKMPSNPKKFDKEPRILTQVAMKRRKEVIPLTMEVEPEVIRGIRHKVQESVSPNAKVKEIFMTKDVKMKNMNDSSGNSASLGSAISKTGLLDSISACSASETSPGTSKNIVGMDTNIGPSLSIVPSLGKEKFIDAHNGITSDSDINILPVRKRKKV from the coding sequence ATGAGTAGGGTGCAATCAATGGAAAAATCGAATAATAATTCTAAAAGATCACTGAGATCCGAGACTAAAAACGAGCATAGcgaaattgaaaaattcgaTTTTGATACAGAAGAGTACGAGATCAATCCTAAGAGAAAGTTGAGATTAGTCAACAGAATAAATCCAAACGCTGAgcaattgaagaaagttAAGTGTTGCGTCCACAGTTCAGCCAAGGTCATAGCTGATCATATTGAGGAAGCATGTTGTCAGCCACATGTATTGCAATCATCATCTATGACTACTGTCGATAAAGAGATCGAAgagaagaggaaaactATTACAAAAATGATACTTAATATTGAACAATACGAATTAAGTGGGCGTACCAGAAAACCAAAGGAGGACCTGCTTCCTGATAGCGCCTATCAACCTTACCATaagaaaatgttgaagCAAGAAAACAGAATGATTCAATCAGATATTATAAATGGTGAAAATGAAGCAGATAGGCTTTCATTGATTTCTGATAGACTGGATATGTTGAATTGGGCAACAACGCTGCAGAAAGTGACTAAAATAAATGACTTTACCGACGAGAATGAAATGGAAACTAAACGCTATCAAACCAAACAGCTGATTGATTCAATGTTACATAAATTTGAAtctatgaaaaaaaaaggacatAATTTAGCAAGAAGGCCAGCCTCAAGTGATTCTTTACTAAAAATGGTCAGTAGTAAAGATTGGCCTAAACTATATTCTCGGATCGACCGAACTTTTATCCCAGATTATGCAAGCTCCTCTgacgaagaggaagaaaaaataaccGTAGAAGAAATAAGGGAAAGACGactaaagaaaagagagcAGCAATGTGGAGGCTCGATTGTAGTATTGCTAAGCGATCATAAATCGCAAAAAGGAATGACTCGATTTGCAATTGTAGCTGAGCCGCTGCGAAAGCCATATTTGATTAAAACCTCGACTGAAGAGAGAAAtctatggaaaaaaaaaatgcctTCAAACCCAAAAAAATTCGATAAGGAACCTCGAATATTAACCCAAGTTGctatgaaaagaagaaaagaagttattCCATTGACAATGGAAGTAGAGCCTGAAGTTATTCGGGGTATACGGCACAAGGTACAAGAATCTGTAAGTCCTAATGCGAAAGTAAAGGAAATATTTATGACGAAGGATgtcaaaatgaaaaatatgaatgATTCTAGTGGCAACTCTGCATCTCTAGGGTCAGCTATTTCAAAAACAGGATTGTTAGACTCTATCTCAGCTTGTAGTGCGTCTGAGACTTCACCAGGCACTTCCAAAAATATAGTGGGTATGGACACTAACATTGGCCCAAGCTTATCAATTGTTCCTTCGCTTGGTAAAGAGAAGTTCATTGACGCACATAATGGTATTACAAGCGATTCGGATATTAACATTTTACCTGTTcgcaaaaggaaaaaagtaTAA
- the CDC1 gene encoding putative lipid phosphatase CDC1 (similar to Saccharomyces cerevisiae CDC1 (YDR182W); ancestral locus Anc_8.383), whose product MVYRNRSKSFLSKHSKKSDEKVHFKSASKKKSKSKGKKRFRIYWRYISIIWILWLGLIYYHESAVVKRAMKKCQWSAWEKWPKGAESHRVGLFADPQIMDEYSYPKRPQIVNYFTRVLVDHYHKRNWKYVQYYLDPDSSFFLGDLFDGGRNWGDEQWIKEYTRFNQIFPKKPMRRTVMSLPGNHDIGFGDTVVESSLERFSAYFGETSSFLEAGNHTFVLLDTISLSDKANPNVSRIPMEFLNNFARSSHPYPRILLTHVPLWRNPTQQTCGKLRESKDPFPIHKGVQYQTIINEGISQQVLTKIQPEILFSGDDHDYCHITHSYQSQGENKIAEEVTVKSCAMNMGISRPAIQLLSLYNPSDLRTVNAGEDHESKTYQTELCYMPDPYKAIIMYLWGLLFSTAFVLYMHFFPKSFNFYVATRMDRLLTRPDSGSSDLPLPTSVSKSKSKKSLVHSKYAVNDTRSIKQFIANAAVILLAVITIFVYFYTVI is encoded by the coding sequence ATGGTGTATCGCAATAGGTCAAAGAGCTTCCTGTCCAAACACAGCAAAAAGAGCGACGAAAAGGTGCATTTCAAATCAGCttcgaaaaagaaatctaaAAGCAAGGGCAAGAAAAGATTCAGAATATATTGGAGGTACATTTCTATTATATGGATCTTATGGTTGGGGTTAATTTACTACCATGAATCAGCGGTTGTGAAGAGagcaatgaaaaaatgtcaaTGGTCAGCTTGGGAAAAATGGCCTAAGGGCGCTGAAAGTCATAGGGTGGGTTTATTTGCCGACCCACAAATAATGGATGAATATTCATATCCAAAAAGACCTCAAATAGTTAATTACTTCACAAGGGTTCTTGTTGATCACTAccataaaagaaattggaAATATGTTCAATATTATCTAGATCCTGATAgcagtttctttttaggTGACTTATTTGATGGAGGTAGAAATTGGGGCGACGAACAATGGATCAAAGAGTACACGAGATTCAATCAAATATTCCCTAAGAAGCCAATGAGAAGAACAGTTATGTCTTTACCAGGTAACCATGATATTGGATTTGGAGATACAGTCGTTGAATCGAGCTTAGAGAGATTTTCTGCCTACTTTGGGgaaacttcttctttcctaGAAGCAGGAAACCAtacttttgttcttttagATACAATTTCGCTGTCAGATAAAGCGAATCCAAATGTCTCAAGGATTCCAATGgagtttttgaataattttgcAAGAAGTTCACATCCATATCCTAGAATCCTTTTAACTCACGTTCCTTTGTGGAGAAATCCTACACAACAAACATGTGGAAAATTACGTGAATCTAAGGACCCTTTTCCTATCCATAAAGGTGTTCAATATCAAACAATTATAAACGAAGGTATATCTCAACAAGTTCTAACGAAAATTCAACCAGAAATTCTATTTTCCGGAGACGATCATGATTATTGTCATATAACACACTCATATCAATCCCAaggagaaaataaaattgcAGAAGAAGTCACAGTAAAATCATGTGCAATGAACATGGGGATCAGTAGGCCCGCTATCCAACTACTCTCCTTATATAATCCTTCAGATTTGAGAACTGTAAATGCCGGAGAAGATCATGAATCAAAAACTTACCAAACAGAGTTATGTTACATGCCAGATCCCTACAAGGCTATAATAATGTACCTATGGGggttattattttctacTGCTTTTGTCCTATACATgcatttctttccaaaatcttttaatttttacGTAGCAACCAGAATGGATAGACTACTTACACGTCCTGACAGTGGCTCTTCGGATTTGCCACTGCCTACAAGCGTATCCAAATCCAAATCCAAAAAATCACTGGTACATTCAAAATACGCTGTAAATGATACGCGTTCGATCAAACAATTTATTGCTAATGCGGCTGTAATATTGCTAGCCGTGATAactatttttgtttatttttatactGTTATCTAA
- the PLP1 gene encoding Plp1p (similar to Saccharomyces cerevisiae PLP1 (YDR183W); ancestral locus Anc_8.385), with the protein MQDKLDQYYASVLSNAENGTHATVDDHDESSDEEKLDELMNELDKELDEDHEFLSAYRSERLQELSDHLKQVKKNVEDDGYGNLQCIDNEADAIDICTKTNRVVIHFELETFGKCQYMNEKLKNLAIRHLTTRFIKVNVQTCPFLVNKLNIKVLPFVVGYKNGLEKVRYVGFSKLGNDPNGFDIRRLEQSLASSGVIQSTFQRRKWPSGHTRPFNSINDSGSETGSDLDI; encoded by the coding sequence ATGCAAGATAAACTAGATCAATACTATGCAAGCGTACTTTCAAATGCTGAAAATGGTACACATGCGACCGTGGACGATCATGATGAGAGTAGtgacgaagaaaaattagatGAGCTAATGAATGAACTGGATAAAGAATTAGACGAGGACCACGAATTTTTGAGCGCATATAGATCAGAAAGGTTACAAGAACTATCTGATCATTTAAAACAGGTCAAGAAGAATGTCGAGGATGATGGGTACGGTAACTTACAATGTATTGATAATGAGGCCGATGCCATTGATATATGTACTAAGACTAATAGagttgttattcattttgaaTTAGAAACATTTGGCAAATGCCAGTACATGaatgaaaaactaaaaaactTGGCGATAAGGCATCTAACCACAAGATTCATTAAAGTAAATGTTCAGACATGTCCCTTTCTCGTCAATAAACTGAACATCAAAGTGCTGCCGTTTGTAGTTGGGTATAAGAATGGTTTAGAAAAAGTTCGCTATGTTGGGTTCAGTAAATTGGGGAACGATCCTAACGGATTTGATATCAGAAGATTAGAACAATCTTTGGCCAGTTCAGGTGTTATCCAAAGTACattccaaagaagaaaatggccATCTGGACATACGAGACCCTTCAATTCCATTAATGATAGTGGAAGTGAGACTGGCAGTGACTTGGACATCTAA
- the ATC1 gene encoding Atc1p (similar to Saccharomyces cerevisiae ATC1 (YDR184C); ancestral locus Anc_8.387): MNTNQSNLNTDLSDDTNIEHTLHRLLTQANNHFDDTVKIDGHGLDLGKDLEQVVMDNLDCTDIFDSDISSQKHLTLESLFYDEHNTDSSTLLEMQKSANDSLISIDFDRHDHKNDPANKASPHEITNQTSVHRTDKEVKNYKIDKPTIKKKKSLLKTTNEPMLSPASLSPSSSLASSDNSESHLKIESMITDIASKIDSARQDIVCAKKPAKFTNEFTINQISEMKARIINTHKLLLNFNFIKEGYARSCIQLKKTMDSLKDSEIHRAHLLVENDDLKQQISELTRKLNEKQSK; the protein is encoded by the coding sequence ATGAACACTAATCAGTCCAATTTGAACACAGATCTATCCGATGATACCAATATAGAACATACGTTGCACCGGCTGCTCACTCAAGCAAATAATCATTTTGATGACACAGTGAAAATTGATGGGCATGGTTTGGATTTGGGAAAGGATCTTGAGCAAGTTGTGATGGATAACCTGGACTGTActgatatttttgattcCGACATTAGTTCTCAAAAGCATCTAACATTGGAGTCTTTATTTTATGATGAACACAACACCGATTCAAGCACCCTTCTAGAGATGCAGAAAAGTGCTAATGATAGTCTAATTAgtattgattttgatagaCATGACCATAAAAATGACCCTGCTAATAAGGCATCACCACATGAAATTACAAACCAAACTAGCGTACATAGAACCGACAAGGAAGTAAAAAACTATAAGATAGATAAACCCaccatcaaaaaaaagaaatctctGTTGAAGACTACAAATGAACCTATGTTATCACCTGCATCACTATcaccttcatcttctttagCTTCATCCGATAACAGTGAATCCCACTTAAAAATAGAGTCCATGATTACTGATATAGCATCTAAAATAGATTCTGCAAGACAAGATATAGTGTGTGCGAAGAAGCCTGCCAAATTTACAAATGAGTTTACAATAAATCAAATATCGGAAATGAAAGCAAGGATAATTAATACTCATAAACTGCTCttgaatttcaatttcattaaaGAAGGTTACGCCAGGTCTTGtattcaattgaaaaagaccATGGATTCCTTGAAGGATAGCGAAATTCATAGAGCTCATTTATTggttgaaaatgatgatttgaagCAACAAATCTCAGAACTTACTCGAAAactaaatgaaaaacaatCCAAGTGA